In Carya illinoinensis cultivar Pawnee chromosome 9, C.illinoinensisPawnee_v1, whole genome shotgun sequence, the following are encoded in one genomic region:
- the LOC122276952 gene encoding uncharacterized protein LOC122276952 produces MDKAWMHIGDRMHSNDYASGVKQFMDMAKAHASGRDCIRCPCRRCRNRSFHPFSVVEDHLFRVGIDPSYTEWIFHGEEETLPDTTSSDEDGDAAYNDNDYIDDVDEMLDDIRVGSFMNNSGITEFFSNGGQNRHTSSPPLHLNFDQLLDDATQPLYPSCTEFSKLSFIVKLLHIKTVGGWTVKSFDMVIKLLQAAFPHALFPDSYNEACRLQRGLGFTYTKIHVCPNDCALFWKDNADKDACPKCNASRWASSTTNQKRLPQKVLRYFPLKPRLQRLFISRKTAQAMRWHVEERVDEPNFMRHPADSRVWKDFDNKYEAFAQDPRNVRLALASDGFNPFNNMSKPYSIWPVLLVQYNLPPWSCMKDPYLMMSLLIPGPKAPGNDIDVFLRPLIDELRELWEDGIQTYDAYKGEMFLLRAALLWTINDFPAYANLSGWSTKGKMACPTCNFETDALWLKHGRKHAYMGHRRWLGIEHNWRKKKNAFNGKDERRLQPKTIAGQALMDQLHEVSNIQYGKSTKKRKRTPNELNWTKKCIFFELPYWLDLGLRHNLDVMHIEKNICDNVLGTLMNIEGKSKDTVNARRDLEDLGLRKELHLQHQGNHTYMSLACYMLNGTERRSFCARMAEVKFPDGFASNIARCVNVNEGKIMGMKSHDCHIFMQYLLPVIIGGYLRPDIRGALIELCSFFKELCSRTLDTRVLERLQANIPVILCKLEMIFPPAFFDIMVHLAIHLPDEALLAGPVQYRWMYPFERYLGKFKRYVRNRARPEGSIAEAYVHVECLTFCSMYLNDIETRHNREERNSDTVGQTSRESSLSVFSQKVRPLGAARVEKLPDALLAKAEWYVLNNCAEIEDYIDEHYNKMKEEDLSNIERRHQSQFPTWFRTRIAELHAKIPPEVTDDIYALACGPDPLVASYSGCIMNGIRFHTKELEGRRRTQNSGVVVHGDHQGLPVDFYGVLQDIIELRYLGWRKCFLFKCDWWDIGDMRRGIHIGDHLTSVNTSRQWYKDEPFALVCQSLQVFYIKDPTLGGSWHVVHKITNRNVYNIRHNTSELHELDDESDVGEIDDESDTDPRNYGCVNETNLVDMLNPLIRVNEDNLPVDPSTLSHEHLAEGSDDEAFIDDEDINDAFVLENIDEGDSDG; encoded by the exons ATGGATAaggcttggatgcatattgGAGATAGAATGCATTCTAACGATTACGCATCAGGCGTTAAACAATTCATGGATATGGCGAAGGCCCATGCATCGGGTAGAGACTgcattaggtgtccatgtaggAGATGCCGAAATCGATCTTTCCATCCTTTTTCAGTGGTTGAGGATCACTTGTTCAGAGTAGGGATAGATCCATCTTATACGGAATGGATCTTCCATGGCGAGGAGGAAACTTTGCCAGACACCACATCTTCTGACGAAGATGGTGATGCTGCCTATAACGACAATGACTACATTGATGATGTCGACGAGATGTTAGATGATATCCGTGTGGGATCCTTTATGAACAATTCTGGTATAACAGAATTTTTTTCAAACGGGGGTCAAAACCGACACACCTCGTCTCCTCCTTTACACCTTAACTTCGACCAGTTGCTAGACGATGCCACTCAACCACTTTATCCTAGTTGCACAGAGTTCTCGAAGTTATCATTCATAGTcaagttgcttcacataaagacAGTTGGTGGTTGGACTGTGAAGTCGTTCGACATGGTTATAAAGCTTCTGCAAGCTGCCTTTCCTCATGCTTTATTCCCTGACTCATATAACGAGGCTTGTCGCTTACAGCGTGGTTTGGGCTTTACTTACACAAAGATACATGTATGCCCAAATGATTGTGCCTTGTTTTGGAAGGATAATGCCGATAAAGATGCATGCCCTAAATGTAATGCATCTAGGTGGGCCTCAAGCACAACTAACCAAAAGAGGCTACCCCAAAAAGTCCTCCGGTATTTTCCTCTGAAGCCGCGGTTGCAAAGGTTGTTTATATCTCGGAAGACTGCCCAAGCTATGAGATGGCATGTAGAAGAGCGTGTTGACGAGCCCAACTTCATGAGACATCCTGCTGATTCTAGGGTATGGAAAGACTTCGATAACAAATATGAGGCATTTGCCCAAGATCCTCGTAATGTCAGACTTGCTCTAGCAAGTGATGGGTTTAACCCTTTCAATAACATGAGCAAACCGTACAGCATTTGGCCAGTTTTGCTTGTGCAGTACAACTTGCCTCcttggtcatgcatgaaagatccatacttGATGATGTCATTGTTAATCCCTGGACCAAAGGCACCGGGAAATGATATTGACGTGTTCTTGCGTCCACTAATAGATGAGTTGAGAGAATTATGGGAAGATGGAATTCAAACATATGATGCATACAAAGGCGAAATGTTCCTATTGAGGGCAGCGTTGCtctggacaatcaatgactttcctgcATACGCAAATCTTTCAGGCTGGAGTACAAAGGGTAAGATGGCATGTCCGACATGTAACTTTGAAACAGATGCATTATGGTTGAAGCATGGCCGAAAACATGCTTATATGGGCCATCGTCGGTGGTTGGGCATAGAGCACAAttggaggaagaaaaaaaatgcttttaatggAAAGGATGAACGCCGTCTCCAACCTAAAACCATTGCGGGACAGGCTTTAATGGATCAATTACATGAGGTCTCCAACATCCAGTATGGTAAATCAACAAAGAAGCGGAAACGTACCCCGAATGAACTTAATTGGACTAAAAAATGTATCTTCTTTGAGCTTCCTTATTGGTTAGACTTGGGATTGCGGCATAACTTAGATGTCATGCACATTGAGAAAAACATCTGTGATAACGTTTTGGGAACCCTGATGAATATTGAAGGCAAAAGTAAGGACACTGTCAATGCGCGTAGGGACTTGGAAGATCTTGGACTAAGGAAAGAATTGCATTTACAGCATCAAGGTAATCATACTTATATGAGTCTTGCATGTTACATGTTAAATGGAACTGAGCGAAGAAGTTTTTGTGCACGTATGGCAGAAGTCAAATTTCCTGATGGTTTTGCCTCAAATATTGCCCGGTGTGTCAACGTTAATGAAGGAAAAATCATGGGAATGAAGAGCCATGATTGTcatatctttatgcaatatttgttgCCGGTTATTATTGGTGGGTACCTACGACCAGATATTAGGGGAGCTTTAATAGAGTTATGctcatttttcaaagaattatgcTCACGAACACTAGACACAAGGGTGTTGGAAAGACTTCAAGCTAATATCCCCGTCATTCTTTGCAAATTGGAAATGATATTTCCACCGGCattttttgatatcatggtGCACCTTGCTATTCATCTCCCAGATGAGGCATTGCTAGCAGGCCCTGTTCAGTACAGGTGGATGTACCCTTTCGAGAGGTATCTGGGTAAATTCAAGCGGTATGTCCGCAACAGAGCTCGTCCAGAAGGCTCAATTGCTGAGGCATATGTTCATGTCGAATGTCTGACATTTTGCTCTATGTACCTTAATGATATCGAGACTAGACATAACCGAGAGGAACGAAACAGTGACACAGTTGGGCAAACCTCCCGAGAGTCAAGTTTATCGGTTTTCTCCCAAAAGGTGCGCCCATTAGGGGCAGCAAGAGTGGAAAAATTACCAGACGCACTGTTGGCCAAGGCCGAGTGGTACGTTCTTAATAATTGCGCAGAGATTGAAGACTATATAGA TGAGCACTATaacaagatgaaagaagagGACCTTAGCAACATTGAGCGAAGGCACCAAAGTCAATTCCCAACGTGGTTTAGAACACGC ATCGCCGAGTTGCATGCTAAGATTCCCCCCGAGGTGACCGATGACATATATGCATTAGCATGTGGTCCAGATCCACTGGTCGCATCATATTCTGGGTGTATAATGAATGGAATTCGGTTTCACACGAAGGAACTCGAGGGGCGTCGCCGCACCCAAAACAGTGGTGTTGTTGTCCATGGCGACCATCAAGGATTGCCAGTGGACTTCTATGGTGTGTTGCAGGACATCATAGAATTACGTTATTTAGGTTGGCGTAAgtgttttttgtttaaatgtgattggtgggacatTGGTGACATGAGAAGGGGGATACACATTGGGGATCACTTAACGAGTGTCAACACGTCTAGGCAATGGTACAAAGATGAGCCTTTCGCTCTAGTATGCCAATCGTTGCAAGTTTTTTACATAAAAGACCCGACTTTAGGGGGCAGTTGGCACGTCGTACACAAGATAACAAATAGGAATGTTTACAATATTCGACACAATACCTCCGAGTTGCATGAACTTGATGATGAATCCGACGTTGGTGAAATAGACGATGAGAGTGACACTGATCCTAGGAACTATGGCTGTGTTAATGAAACTAATTTAGTAGACATGCTCAATCCATTGATCCGAGTAAATGAAGACAACTTGCCCGTTGATCCTTCAACACTGTCACATGAGCATTTGGCTGAAGGAAGTGACGATGAGGCCTTCATTGATGATGAAGACATTAACGACGCTTTTGTGTTGGAGAACATTGATGAGGGGGATAGCGATGGTTAG